Proteins encoded together in one Variovorax paradoxus EPS window:
- a CDS encoding DEAD/DEAH box helicase: protein MTSSFSNLSLAEPLARAVAEMGYETMTPIQEQAIPVVLSGQDVMGAAQTGTGKTAAFSLPLLQRMLKHENASTSPARHPVRALVLLPTRELADQVAQQVKLYAKYTNLRSTVVFGGIDMKPQTLELKKGVEVLVATPGRLLDHIEAKNAVLNQVEYVVLDEADRMLDIGFLPDLQRILSYLPKQRTTLLFSATFSPEIKRLAGSYLQNPVTIEVARPNETASTVEQHFYSVSDDDKRRALKQIVKQRGITQAFVFVNSKLGCARLARSLERDGLRTTALHGDKSQDERLKALASFKAGEVDLLVCTDVAARGLDIKDVPAVFNFDIPFNAEDYVHRIGRTGRAGASGLAVSFASGGNDARLVADIEKLIKKKIELEPVEFEEDRPRGRINDGRRHWREEGEAGDARDVLDQPRERSSSGFGADAPRRSSSGGGGGRPHRAPSAPRDPFFDKPYEPGAADATPAWEAAAKAAPARGISSNIKSKRKVAALFKSAEPS, encoded by the coding sequence ATGACAAGCTCCTTCTCCAATCTTTCGCTGGCAGAACCGCTGGCCCGCGCCGTAGCCGAAATGGGCTACGAGACCATGACACCGATCCAGGAGCAGGCCATTCCGGTCGTGCTGTCGGGCCAGGATGTGATGGGCGCCGCGCAGACCGGCACCGGCAAGACGGCAGCGTTTTCGCTCCCTCTGCTCCAGCGCATGCTCAAGCACGAAAACGCCTCCACGTCGCCTGCACGGCATCCGGTGCGCGCGCTCGTGCTGCTGCCCACGCGCGAGCTGGCCGACCAGGTCGCGCAACAGGTCAAGCTGTACGCCAAGTACACGAACCTGCGCAGCACGGTGGTGTTCGGCGGCATCGACATGAAGCCGCAGACGCTGGAATTGAAGAAGGGCGTCGAAGTGCTGGTCGCCACGCCGGGCCGGCTGCTCGATCACATCGAAGCCAAGAACGCGGTGCTCAACCAGGTCGAGTACGTGGTGCTCGACGAAGCCGACCGCATGCTCGACATCGGTTTCCTGCCCGACCTGCAGCGCATCCTGAGCTACCTGCCCAAGCAGCGCACCACGCTCCTGTTCTCGGCCACGTTCTCGCCTGAAATCAAGCGCCTGGCCGGCAGCTATCTGCAGAACCCGGTCACCATCGAAGTGGCGCGGCCGAACGAAACGGCTTCCACCGTCGAACAGCATTTCTACAGCGTCTCGGACGACGACAAGCGCCGTGCGCTCAAGCAGATCGTCAAGCAGCGCGGCATCACGCAGGCCTTCGTGTTCGTCAACAGCAAGCTCGGCTGCGCGCGCCTCGCACGCTCGCTGGAGCGCGACGGTCTGCGTACCACCGCACTGCACGGCGACAAGAGCCAGGACGAACGCCTGAAGGCGCTCGCCTCGTTCAAGGCCGGTGAAGTCGACCTCCTGGTGTGCACCGACGTCGCGGCCCGTGGCCTCGACATCAAGGACGTGCCCGCCGTCTTCAACTTCGACATTCCGTTCAACGCCGAAGACTACGTGCACCGCATCGGCCGCACCGGCCGTGCCGGCGCCTCGGGCCTGGCCGTGAGCTTCGCCAGCGGCGGCAACGATGCGCGCTTGGTGGCCGACATCGAGAAGCTGATCAAGAAGAAGATCGAGCTCGAACCCGTCGAGTTCGAAGAAGACCGCCCGCGCGGCCGCATCAACGACGGACGCCGCCACTGGCGCGAAGAAGGCGAAGCAGGCGATGCACGCGACGTGCTCGACCAGCCGCGCGAACGCAGCAGCAGCGGCTTCGGCGCCGACGCTCCCCGTCGCAGCAGCAGCGGCGGTGGCGGTGGACGCCCGCACCGTGCGCCTTCGGCGCCGCGCGATCCGTTCTTCGACAAGCCCTACGAGCCGGGCGCAGCCGACGCCACACCGGCATGGGAAGCCGCCGCCAAGGCAGCGCCTGCACGCGGCATCTCGAGCAACATCAAGAGCAAGCGCAAGGTCGCGGCGCTGTTCAAGTCGGCCGAGCCGAGCTGA
- a CDS encoding ABC transporter substrate-binding protein, with protein MTDLLFSKASRRSWLKQSAALSLAATGSLRGWAQPQTTLILGDQAGGLRSLFEASKALEGAPFAYRWANFQGAAPLFEAQRSAAVDTAMAGDLPVLAAAVGKTPLKIVATRVGKADSLGIVVQPGSPLRSVSDLRGKTVIVSSARGSISQYQLYGALEEAGVPRSEVTVKFVLPTDAAAAFASKQIDAWAIFDPYYAIALQQGGRILRDGRGINTALGFITASEHSLADPAKRAAIVQFLDRLGRAGDWALANPEAYAQAYSQLTRLPIESARIITARASVAGRPVSEADIVALQAVADRSARDGILPVRVDVRAITDTQLWKRPA; from the coding sequence GTGACCGATCTGCTGTTTTCCAAAGCCTCGCGCCGCAGCTGGTTGAAGCAAAGCGCGGCGCTCTCACTGGCCGCGACCGGCTCGTTGCGTGGGTGGGCGCAGCCGCAGACCACGCTGATCCTCGGCGACCAGGCCGGTGGCCTGCGCTCGCTGTTCGAAGCGTCGAAGGCGCTCGAGGGCGCACCGTTCGCCTACCGCTGGGCCAACTTCCAGGGTGCCGCGCCGCTGTTCGAGGCGCAACGCAGCGCCGCGGTCGATACGGCAATGGCCGGCGATCTGCCGGTGCTCGCCGCGGCAGTCGGCAAGACGCCGCTCAAGATCGTCGCCACGCGCGTCGGCAAGGCCGATTCGTTGGGCATCGTGGTGCAACCCGGTTCACCGCTGCGCAGCGTGAGCGACCTGCGCGGCAAGACGGTGATCGTCTCGTCGGCGCGCGGCAGCATCTCGCAGTACCAGCTCTACGGCGCGCTCGAAGAGGCCGGCGTGCCGCGCAGCGAGGTCACGGTGAAGTTCGTACTGCCGACCGATGCGGCGGCCGCTTTCGCCTCCAAGCAGATCGACGCGTGGGCCATCTTCGATCCGTACTACGCGATCGCGCTGCAGCAGGGCGGCCGCATCCTGCGCGACGGGCGCGGCATCAACACGGCGCTGGGCTTCATCACCGCGAGCGAGCATTCGCTGGCCGATCCGGCCAAGCGCGCGGCCATCGTGCAGTTCCTAGACCGGCTGGGCCGCGCGGGCGACTGGGCGCTGGCCAATCCCGAGGCCTATGCGCAGGCCTACAGCCAGCTCACGCGCTTGCCGATCGAGTCGGCACGCATCATCACAGCGCGCGCCTCTGTGGCGGGAAGGCCGGTGAGCGAGGCGGACATCGTCGCACTGCAAGCCGTGGCCGACCGCTCGGCGCGGGACGGCATCCTGCCGGTGCGCGTGGACGTGCGCGCCATCACCGACACGCAGCTCTGGAAACGCCCCGCGTGA
- a CDS encoding rhodanese-related sulfurtransferase, producing the protein MTTAAFPLVSFSAVRERLIAREETALLDLREEDPFAQEHPLWAANLPLSKIEIEAWRRIPRLDTFIVLYGAHDGVDLAPLAAQTFAALGYTNVHLLEGGLEGWRAAGGELFRDVNVPSKSFGELVEHERHTPSLSAPEVKALVEAKANVVVLDARRFDEYQTMSIPSATSVPGAELVLRVRELAPDPATQVIVNCAGRTRSIIGTQSLVNAGIPNPVAALRNGTIGWKLAGQVLDHGADRQAPAAVSDAHRAQAQADARRVADKAGVRRIPLDALQTLEAPGRTVYRFDVRTPEEYATGHLPGFASAPGGQLVQETDHQVPVRGARIVLADDDGVRASMSASWLAQMGWEVYVPDTAPSASAFTEKAAPSPAYPRVAATVGEIAPSALAELLKQPGTAVLDVTTSANYVKRHIPGAWYVIRAQLAGAIDAVIPASQRYVLTCGSSLLARYAAADLRALFDARGQRDVEVLLLAGGNAAWFAAGLEIETGETRLATARTDRYRRPYEGTDAPAEAMQAYLDWEYGLVAQLGRDGTHHFKVI; encoded by the coding sequence ATGACGACCGCTGCTTTCCCCCTCGTGTCCTTTTCCGCCGTGCGCGAGCGGCTCATTGCGCGCGAAGAGACGGCGCTGCTCGACCTGCGCGAGGAAGATCCGTTCGCGCAGGAGCATCCGCTGTGGGCCGCGAACCTGCCGCTCTCGAAGATCGAGATCGAGGCCTGGCGGCGCATTCCGCGCCTCGACACTTTCATCGTGCTGTATGGCGCGCACGACGGCGTCGATCTCGCGCCGCTTGCCGCGCAGACCTTCGCCGCGTTGGGCTACACGAACGTCCATCTGCTCGAAGGCGGCCTCGAAGGCTGGCGCGCGGCGGGCGGCGAGCTGTTCCGCGACGTGAACGTGCCGAGCAAGTCGTTCGGCGAACTGGTCGAGCATGAGCGGCACACGCCATCGCTTTCGGCACCCGAGGTGAAGGCGCTGGTGGAAGCCAAGGCCAACGTGGTGGTGCTCGATGCGCGCCGGTTCGACGAGTACCAGACGATGAGCATTCCCTCGGCCACCAGCGTGCCCGGCGCGGAGCTGGTACTGCGTGTGCGCGAACTGGCGCCCGATCCGGCTACGCAGGTGATCGTCAATTGCGCGGGGCGCACGCGCAGCATCATCGGCACACAGTCGCTGGTGAATGCGGGCATTCCGAATCCGGTGGCGGCGTTGCGTAACGGCACCATCGGCTGGAAGCTCGCGGGGCAGGTGCTGGATCACGGGGCGGATCGGCAGGCGCCGGCTGCGGTGTCCGATGCGCATCGTGCGCAGGCACAAGCCGATGCGCGCCGCGTGGCCGACAAGGCCGGCGTGCGCCGCATCCCGCTCGATGCATTGCAGACGCTGGAGGCGCCGGGGCGCACGGTCTATCGCTTCGACGTGCGCACGCCCGAAGAATATGCAACGGGCCATCTGCCCGGCTTTGCGAGCGCGCCCGGTGGGCAACTGGTGCAGGAGACCGATCATCAGGTGCCGGTGCGTGGTGCGCGCATCGTGCTGGCGGACGACGATGGCGTGCGCGCATCGATGAGCGCGTCGTGGCTCGCGCAGATGGGGTGGGAGGTCTATGTGCCTGACACGGCGCCTTCCGCTTCGGCGTTCACCGAGAAGGCGGCGCCCTCACCCGCCTATCCGCGCGTCGCCGCGACGGTCGGCGAGATCGCCCCCAGCGCACTGGCCGAGTTGCTGAAGCAGCCCGGCACCGCCGTGCTCGACGTGACCACCAGCGCGAATTACGTGAAGCGTCACATTCCGGGCGCCTGGTACGTGATTCGCGCGCAGCTCGCGGGTGCGATCGATGCGGTCATCCCCGCATCGCAGCGCTACGTACTGACCTGCGGCAGCAGCCTGCTCGCACGCTATGCCGCAGCCGACCTGCGCGCGCTGTTCGATGCGCGCGGGCAGCGCGATGTCGAAGTGCTGTTGCTCGCCGGTGGCAATGCGGCATGGTTCGCAGCCGGTCTCGAAATCGAGACCGGAGAGACGCGCCTGGCGACAGCACGCACCGATCGCTATCGCCGGCCCTATGAAGGCACCGATGCACCCGCGGAAGCCATGCAGGCTTACCTCGACTGGGAGTACGGCCTGGTCGCGCAGTTGGGGCGCGACGGCACGCATCATTTCAAGGTGATCTGA
- the guaD gene encoding guanine deaminase, whose protein sequence is MKKAYRASLLRFDNAGLPLFDEDGLLVVAPDSAGRQRVVDAGSHAAVSARHPDAEVMHLPGRILAPGFVDMHIHFPQTDIIGAPSPGLLPWLENYTFPAESKFVDPAHSREVADVFFDELLRNGVTTSLTFATSHVASVDAFFESAQRRGLRMITGKVLQDRNSPDGVRDETEQSLVDTESLIRKWHNVDRLGYAITPRFAPTSTDAQMRGAGELAAKYGDTWIQSHVAENKDEVKWARELYPKSRSYLDVYAGFGLMRERAVYAHCIYIDDEDRRLMRETKTAAAVSPTSNLFLGSGFFDFGAADRIEAPYGLASDVGGGTSFSPFHTMLAAYYVGREGQTKTGLSIPPSRLWWHHTGGAARSLGLDGVVGNLQPGCEADFLVLNPAATPLLARKTKLANTLEEMLFAMIVLGDDRLVERTVISQAG, encoded by the coding sequence ATGAAAAAAGCCTACCGCGCCTCCCTCCTGCGATTCGACAACGCCGGCCTGCCCCTTTTCGATGAAGACGGCCTGCTGGTCGTTGCTCCCGACAGCGCCGGCCGCCAGCGCGTCGTCGATGCCGGCAGCCATGCCGCCGTGTCGGCGCGCCATCCCGATGCCGAGGTGATGCACCTGCCGGGCCGCATCCTCGCGCCGGGCTTCGTGGACATGCACATCCACTTTCCGCAGACCGACATCATCGGTGCACCGTCGCCGGGCCTCTTGCCCTGGCTCGAGAACTACACCTTCCCGGCAGAGAGCAAATTCGTCGACCCGGCGCATTCGCGCGAAGTGGCCGATGTGTTCTTCGACGAGCTGCTGCGCAACGGCGTGACCACCTCGCTCACGTTCGCGACCTCGCACGTTGCCTCGGTCGATGCCTTCTTCGAGAGCGCGCAGCGCCGAGGCCTCCGAATGATCACCGGCAAGGTGCTGCAGGACCGCAACTCGCCCGACGGCGTGCGCGATGAAACCGAGCAGAGCCTGGTCGATACCGAGTCGCTGATCCGCAAGTGGCACAACGTTGACCGCCTGGGCTACGCCATCACGCCGCGCTTTGCGCCGACCAGCACCGACGCGCAGATGCGCGGCGCGGGCGAGCTGGCCGCGAAGTACGGCGACACCTGGATCCAGTCGCACGTGGCCGAGAACAAGGACGAAGTGAAGTGGGCGCGGGAGCTCTATCCGAAGTCGCGCTCCTACCTCGACGTGTACGCCGGCTTCGGCCTGATGCGCGAGCGCGCCGTGTACGCGCATTGCATCTACATTGATGACGAAGACCGCCGCCTGATGCGCGAGACGAAAACCGCCGCGGCCGTGAGCCCGACGAGCAACCTCTTCCTGGGCAGCGGCTTCTTCGACTTCGGCGCGGCCGACCGCATCGAAGCGCCCTACGGGCTTGCGAGCGACGTGGGCGGCGGCACCAGCTTCAGCCCCTTCCATACGATGCTGGCCGCCTATTACGTGGGCCGCGAAGGCCAGACCAAGACCGGCCTGAGCATCCCGCCCTCGCGGCTGTGGTGGCATCACACCGGCGGCGCGGCGCGTTCGCTGGGGCTCGATGGCGTGGTCGGCAATCTGCAGCCGGGCTGCGAGGCCGACTTCCTCGTGCTCAACCCCGCTGCCACGCCGCTGCTGGCGCGCAAGACGAAGCTGGCGAACACGCTGGAAGAAATGCTCTTCGCGATGATCGTGCTGGGAGACGACCGGCTGGTCGAGCGCACGGTGATCTCGCAGGCCGGCTGA
- the dcd gene encoding dCTP deaminase, with translation MSIKSDKWIRRMAEQTGMIEPFEPGQVREASGHKIISYGTSSYGYDIRCAPEFKVFTNIHSTVVDPKNFDEKSFVDMHGDYCIIPPNSFALARTVEYFRIPRNVLTICLGKSTYARCGIIVNVTPFEPEWEGYVTLEFSNTTPLPAKIYAGEGCAQVLFFESDEVCETSYKDRGGKYQGQRGVTLPKT, from the coding sequence ATGAGCATCAAGAGCGACAAATGGATCCGGCGCATGGCCGAGCAGACTGGGATGATCGAGCCCTTCGAGCCCGGTCAGGTCCGCGAAGCCTCTGGCCACAAGATCATCAGCTACGGCACCTCGAGCTACGGCTACGACATCCGTTGCGCGCCCGAATTCAAGGTCTTCACCAACATCCACAGCACCGTGGTCGACCCGAAGAACTTCGACGAGAAGAGCTTCGTCGACATGCACGGCGACTACTGCATCATCCCGCCCAACAGCTTCGCGCTGGCGCGCACCGTCGAGTACTTCCGCATCCCGCGCAACGTGCTGACCATTTGCCTCGGCAAGAGCACGTATGCGCGCTGCGGGATCATCGTCAACGTGACGCCGTTCGAGCCCGAGTGGGAAGGCTACGTGACGCTGGAATTCAGCAACACCACGCCGCTGCCCGCCAAGATCTACGCGGGCGAAGGCTGCGCGCAGGTGCTGTTCTTCGAGAGCGACGAAGTCTGCGAGACCAGCTACAAGGACCGCGGCGGCAAGTACCAGGGCCAGCGCGGCGTGACTCTGCCGAAAACCTGA
- a CDS encoding ABC transporter substrate-binding protein, whose protein sequence is MKPDFSLDRRSLLQAAAAWGAAAAAGLGVQVAQAATPSRDLSGVTLRVGTYKGLWRPLLQASGQANTLYKIDWRELNNGVLHIEAINGDALDLGSGSEIPPVFAARQKSSVRLVAVTHEDLNNQATLARKDAPIRTIADFKGKRVGYVRATTSHYYLAKQLAEAGLSFSDIQAVSLTPSDGLSAFARGDLDAWAIYGYNGQIARTQYGARVIKTGVGYLSGNFPIYANPRALDDTLRRAALSDLLQRLQRSFAWINGNYLAYARAQSAETRVPVGDIVELFNGRSGDYSLGPVSDAVVRSHQDVADTFLKIGVLDGPADVKPLWDRSFESVLRLPAA, encoded by the coding sequence ATGAAACCCGATTTCTCACTCGATCGCCGCAGCCTGCTGCAGGCCGCCGCCGCATGGGGTGCAGCAGCCGCCGCCGGCCTTGGGGTGCAAGTGGCCCAGGCCGCAACACCATCGCGCGACCTCTCGGGCGTGACCTTGCGCGTCGGCACCTATAAGGGCCTGTGGCGTCCGCTGCTGCAGGCCTCGGGCCAGGCCAACACGCTCTACAAAATTGATTGGCGCGAACTCAACAACGGCGTGCTGCACATCGAGGCCATCAATGGCGACGCGCTCGACCTCGGTTCGGGCAGCGAGATCCCGCCGGTGTTCGCGGCGCGCCAGAAGTCCAGCGTGCGGCTCGTCGCCGTGACGCACGAAGACCTGAACAACCAGGCCACGCTCGCGCGCAAGGATGCGCCGATCCGCACCATCGCCGACTTCAAGGGCAAGCGCGTGGGCTACGTGCGCGCGACCACTTCGCACTACTACCTGGCCAAGCAATTGGCCGAGGCGGGGCTCTCGTTCAGCGACATCCAGGCCGTGAGCCTCACGCCCTCGGACGGCCTCTCGGCCTTCGCACGCGGCGACCTCGATGCCTGGGCGATCTACGGCTACAACGGCCAGATCGCGCGCACCCAGTACGGCGCGCGGGTCATCAAGACCGGCGTGGGTTATCTCTCGGGCAACTTCCCGATCTACGCCAACCCGCGCGCGCTCGATGACACGCTGCGCCGCGCGGCACTGAGCGACCTGCTGCAGCGCCTGCAGCGATCGTTCGCATGGATCAACGGCAACTACCTGGCCTATGCGCGTGCGCAGTCGGCCGAGACGCGTGTGCCGGTCGGCGACATCGTCGAACTCTTCAACGGCCGCAGCGGCGACTACAGCCTCGGCCCGGTCAGCGACGCGGTGGTGCGCAGCCACCAGGACGTGGCCGACACCTTTTTGAAGATCGGTGTGCTCGATGGCCCCGCCGACGTGAAGCCTCTGTGGGATCGCAGCTTCGAAAGCGTTCTGCGCCTGCCCGCCGCCTGA
- a CDS encoding cysteine dioxygenase, with the protein MIAPLRDFVGAFGRLLDSAPDEPRILREGGALLRTLVARDDWLPDAFAQPDPARYQQFLLHADSTERFSVVSFVWGPGQATPVHDHTVWGLIGMLRGAEYSQGYVFDGEGRAQPQGEAVRLDAGDVEAVSPTVGDLHRVHNAHADRVSISIHVYGANIGAVRRHTYPAEGGRKPFVSGYSNTLLPNLWDRSEELRSTFA; encoded by the coding sequence GTGATCGCGCCGCTGCGCGACTTCGTCGGCGCTTTCGGCCGGCTGCTCGACAGCGCGCCCGACGAGCCCCGCATCCTTCGTGAAGGCGGCGCGCTGCTGCGCACGCTGGTCGCGCGCGACGACTGGTTGCCCGATGCCTTCGCGCAGCCCGACCCGGCGCGCTACCAGCAGTTCCTGCTGCATGCCGACAGCACCGAGCGCTTCTCGGTCGTGAGCTTCGTCTGGGGTCCGGGGCAGGCCACGCCGGTTCACGACCACACGGTGTGGGGCCTCATCGGCATGCTGCGCGGCGCGGAGTACAGCCAGGGCTACGTGTTCGACGGCGAGGGCCGCGCGCAGCCGCAGGGCGAGGCGGTGCGGCTCGATGCCGGCGACGTGGAGGCCGTGTCGCCCACCGTCGGCGACCTGCACCGCGTGCACAACGCGCATGCCGACCGCGTGTCGATCAGCATCCACGTCTACGGCGCCAACATCGGCGCGGTACGGCGGCATACTTACCCGGCCGAGGGCGGGCGCAAGCCCTTCGTCTCTGGCTACTCCAACACGCTGCTTCCCAATCTCTGGGACCGCTCCGAAGAACTCAGATCGACCTTCGCATGA
- a CDS encoding neutral zinc metallopeptidase, whose product MRWEGNEQSDNVEDRRGEGGGGRGGGFIGGRSIGIGTIAVALIAGWVFGINPLTVLSLLSGGGGTEQVQQAPQGPAPKPPSGDREAAFVSTVLKNTEVVWTDIFRKNGGNYQAPRLVLFRGATPTACGTGQSAMGPFYCPGDKKVYIDLGFYDTLKNQLGAPGEFAQAYVIAHEVGHHVQDELGITAKVDGMRGRLSQSQNNAVSVRVELQADCFAGVWAHHSQESKKWLDPGDIEAAMNAAQKIGDDALQRSAGRAVVPDSFTHGSSAQRQKWFGAGYQSGDMKSCDTFNARNL is encoded by the coding sequence ATGAGATGGGAAGGCAACGAACAATCCGACAACGTCGAAGATCGCCGCGGCGAGGGCGGCGGTGGTCGTGGAGGCGGCTTCATCGGCGGCCGCAGCATCGGCATCGGCACCATCGCGGTCGCGCTGATCGCAGGCTGGGTCTTCGGCATCAACCCGCTCACCGTGCTGAGCCTGCTCAGCGGCGGCGGTGGCACCGAGCAGGTGCAGCAGGCGCCGCAGGGCCCGGCACCCAAGCCGCCTTCGGGCGACCGCGAGGCGGCCTTCGTCTCGACCGTGCTCAAGAACACCGAAGTGGTGTGGACCGACATCTTTCGCAAGAACGGCGGCAACTACCAGGCGCCCCGGCTCGTGCTGTTCCGCGGCGCCACGCCCACGGCCTGCGGCACGGGGCAATCGGCGATGGGGCCGTTCTACTGCCCGGGCGACAAGAAGGTCTACATCGACCTGGGCTTCTACGACACGCTCAAGAACCAGCTCGGCGCGCCTGGCGAGTTTGCGCAGGCCTACGTCATCGCACACGAGGTCGGCCATCACGTGCAGGACGAGCTGGGCATCACCGCCAAGGTCGACGGCATGCGCGGGCGCCTGAGCCAGTCGCAGAACAACGCGGTGAGCGTGCGCGTCGAGCTGCAGGCCGACTGCTTCGCGGGCGTGTGGGCGCACCATTCGCAGGAGTCGAAGAAGTGGCTCGACCCGGGCGACATCGAGGCCGCCATGAACGCCGCGCAGAAGATCGGCGACGACGCATTGCAGCGTTCCGCAGGCCGTGCGGTGGTGCCCGACAGCTTCACCCACGGCTCCAGCGCGCAGCGGCAGAAGTGGTTCGGCGCGGGTTATCAAAGCGGCGACATGAAGTCGTGCGACACCTTCAACGCGCGGAATCTTTGA
- a CDS encoding acyl-CoA dehydrogenase family protein, translating into MSALPLRRPSATPEEETPSATVDAALLARLSAQFAATAADYDRSGAFPQENFEALQANGLVGLVAPAAHGGGSATLATARRVIAAVARGEPATALILTMTYLQHHALTRGDNRWPPQLRERVARDAVERGALINALRVEPALGSPSRGGLPSTVARRSGNGWALDGHKLYTTGIEGLTWLAVWARTDEAVPRTGVFLVPRHAPGVRVIASWDHLGLRASGSHEVIFENVAIDIDHAVDLRAPADWAPDAGSQTDIDAHATQQAWMVVLLGSLYDAVAQAARDWLVGFLNQRAPGSLGAPLASLPRVQEHVGEIEALLRTNRVLLDDAASAVDNGHAQPATDSGLLKYTVTGNAVRVVELALQLSGNHGLTRQNPLERHYRDVLCSRIHTPQNDAVLVGAGKRALLSTGVAA; encoded by the coding sequence ATGAGTGCACTCCCCTTGCGCCGCCCGTCGGCCACGCCTGAAGAAGAAACCCCTTCCGCCACCGTCGATGCCGCGCTGCTGGCCCGGCTGTCGGCCCAGTTCGCTGCCACGGCGGCCGACTACGACCGCAGCGGCGCCTTTCCGCAGGAGAACTTCGAAGCACTGCAGGCGAACGGCCTTGTAGGCCTCGTTGCACCCGCGGCGCATGGCGGCGGGAGCGCCACGCTGGCGACAGCGCGTCGCGTGATCGCGGCCGTGGCGCGCGGCGAGCCGGCCACCGCGCTCATCCTCACGATGACCTACCTGCAGCACCACGCGCTCACACGCGGCGACAACCGCTGGCCGCCACAGTTGCGCGAACGCGTGGCGCGCGATGCGGTGGAGCGCGGCGCGCTCATCAACGCGCTGCGCGTGGAGCCGGCGCTCGGTTCGCCCTCGCGCGGCGGCCTGCCCTCGACCGTCGCACGGCGCAGCGGCAACGGCTGGGCCCTCGACGGCCACAAGCTCTACACCACCGGCATCGAGGGCCTCACATGGCTTGCCGTGTGGGCGCGCACCGACGAAGCGGTGCCGCGCACCGGCGTGTTCCTGGTGCCGCGCCACGCCCCCGGCGTGCGCGTAATCGCGAGCTGGGACCACCTGGGCCTGCGCGCCTCGGGCAGCCACGAAGTGATCTTCGAGAACGTGGCCATCGACATCGACCACGCCGTCGACCTGCGCGCACCAGCCGACTGGGCGCCCGACGCCGGGAGCCAGACCGACATCGACGCGCACGCCACCCAGCAGGCCTGGATGGTCGTGTTGCTCGGCAGCCTCTACGACGCGGTTGCGCAGGCCGCGCGCGACTGGCTGGTGGGCTTCTTGAACCAGCGCGCGCCCGGCAGCCTGGGCGCGCCGCTCGCGAGCCTGCCGCGCGTGCAGGAGCATGTCGGCGAGATCGAAGCGCTGCTGCGCACCAACCGCGTGCTGCTCGACGACGCGGCCTCGGCCGTCGACAACGGCCACGCGCAGCCAGCCACCGACAGCGGCTTGCTCAAGTACACGGTGACAGGCAACGCGGTGCGCGTGGTCGAGCTCGCATTGCAACTGAGCGGCAACCACGGCCTCACGCGGCAGAACCCGCTGGAGCGTCACTACCGCGATGTGCTGTGCAGCCGCATCCACACGCCGCAGAACGATGCGGTCCTGGTCGGCGCGGGCAAACGCGCGCTGCTCTCGACGGGAGTTGCCGCGTGA